TGGCCATTGGTGCCTGGGTGTCATTGCCAAAAGCCGTTGGGATCAGAACAACTCTGGCATTCGATTGGGAGCTGGGATGGAGCGACCATCGGGCCATGGGCGTTGATCCTTATTCCAGAGTGTTACTTGTTTTCTATCACCTGTTTCTATAGTGACTTACTAGGTCTGCCGGGATCCCTCTCGAAGCAGGCTGGATCTGCTACGAAAGATTACAGTTCCCAGGTGGGTCTGGGGTCCAAAATCGGGTCGGTGGTAGATTCAAAGTGCTCCGCGCCGCAACCACAAATGCGGTCTGGACAACGCAAACAACAACGAGAAGGTAGGCTATGGCTGTGAAGGAAGGCGATCCCCGTCAGGGGGCGACATTGCCCCTATTTGGGGGATCCACCGGAGGGCTGTTGAGCGCAGCCGAAACCGAAGAAAAATACGTGATCACTTGGACAGGCAAGCCGGGGCAAGTGTTTGAAATGCCCACAGGCGGCGCTGCCGAGATGGTGGAGGGCAAAAATTTCCTCACCTTCGCCCGCAAAGAACAATGCTTGGCGTTGGGTGCCCAGTTGATCTCCGACTACAAGATCAAGGACTACCAGATCTTCCGCATTCCGGCGGGTGGGGATCCGGTGCTGGTGCATCCCAAGGATGGTGTTTTTCCTGAGAAGGCCAACGAAGGTCGGGACACTGTCGGCAAGGTCGATCACAACATCGGCAAAAACAAAGAGCCGATCAGCTACAAGTTCACCGACAAGAAGCCTTGGGATTAGTCCTCAACCTTAAATTTGGCTTTGGTTACGTCTGCTGTTGTGGATCCCCTGGCTAAAGCTGGGGGATTTTTCGTGGCCACAGGGGATGCAAACAAAAAGCTCCAACCCAAACAGAGCTGGAGCTGAACCCAAAGCCAGTCGGGATCCGCGTGAGGTGGCAGGGATCCCCACATCAGAGTTAAACGGCGGCGAAGAACTCCTTGGACTTCACCGGGTCAGGATTCATGGTTTTTTGGCCAGGCTGCCAGTTGGCGGGGCACACTTCATCCGGGTGGGTTTGCACGTACTGGATGGCCTGCAACGTGCGCAAGGTTTCATCCACGCTCCGGCCAAAGGCAAGGTTATTGATGGTGGCGTGCTGAATAATCCCTTCTTTATCAATGATGAACAGGCCACGCAGGGCTACACCAGCCTCCGGATCCAGGACATTGTAGGCAGCGCTGATCTCTTTTTTCAGGTCAGACACCAAAGGATATTTCAGCTCACCGACACCCCCGGCTTTGCGGTCGGTTTGAGTCCAAGCCAAGTGAGAGTATTCGCTATCCACTGAAACACCCAGGATTTCGGTATTCAGGTTGGCGAAGTCGGCATAACGATCGCTGAAGGCCGTGATCTCAGTGGGGCAGACGAAGGTGAAGTCCAAAGGATAGAAGAACAGCACCACATACTTTTTGCCCTTGTAGTCCGAGAGCTTGACCGTCTTGAATTCCATGTCGTAGACGGCAGTGGCAGAGAAATCTGGGGCGGGCTGGCCGACGCGCAGACATCCTTCCTGAGACATAAGTCAAGGCTCCTTGTAGTAGAGTGACAGAGAAATGTAAACCAAACTTAATATACCATACTCATAACGAGTTTGTCTTAATGGGGATGCAATGGGATCCCTGAGGGGGTGAAACCTCAGAGGATGTCAATGACCCTGCATCAATGACAAGATGAGAGTCAGGCGAACTGGCCTAGACCAATTCATTGCATAGCCCGCTAGGGATCCCGCCTCAAACCTGCCCGAATGGGCCGAGTTGGATCCCGATTACAGCCCTTTACGCCAAGGGCGCGCTGGCGCGAATGCTAGTCACCCTGCACAGGGTATGTAACCCTATTCTTCTTCCAAGAGCTGTCGGGGACACCAGCATTTAGGAAACCCACAAAAAGGCTGTAAAGCGATTTCCGGGCAGATGCTCCAAATCCGGTTTCGAGCAAAACCCGCCCAGTTGATTCTTTCCCGTTTGTAGCTCGGGGATCCCGTCGCCATGAGGGTGGCTCTAGAGTTCCTTTATCACTTCTGTTGCGATCACTGTCAGCGTTGGTGGAGCCAGGCGGATGTGGATCCACAGCCAGGGGATCCCCTGTATTGCCCCTACTGTGGCCTCCAGAACCGCATTGAACGCATTGACACCTTTCGCAATGCCCTGCGGGGGAGCTGCCTGACCCGCCCACCCGATGCCGTTTCAGTGGAATCTGGTGAGCAGAGGGCCTAGATGTCAGTGAACAGCACCCAAAAGGCGGGGATCAATCTCAGGGCAAGCGATCCCCAGTTTTCAGGCGTTCAATTCAGGCTCTCAAATCCATCCTTCACCCATTCACCGCGTCCGCCAGAACCCCTAGCTCAGGAGGCAACCATTGGTAGCGATTGGGTTCAACCTCAGGCCCTGTAGAATCCAACAAGCAGCGGCAAGGCCGCCGTTCCTCCAAAAGGGTGGTAGAACATGAGCAGCTGTAAATCTCCAGATAGTCATCGGGATCCGCCTCAAAAATGGCATGCTGGCCAGGGAAGAGGGTGCGCTCCCAATGACCGGGAATGGTTCGGATCACCTGAACCTGACCGGAACCATTGATGAAGGCGTATCTTTTCATTGCGCTTTTTTTAATGGGGTTAAGAAAAACTTATTGCCTTTAAGTCAGGGTATCACCCCCGATCCCCGAGCGACAATAGCAAACTACCAAGACGGGGATCGCTCTTGCTGCTTGACTTTGGGCGATTTGTTCTCTCAGATTATTCCCGCCAAGAAAATCGGATCCCGAGGGGAAGCCTGCCCTGGTAAACTAAGAAGAACAATCTGAAGACATCCTTAAGCTAGTCTTAATCATTCCGACATCACCAAGGGAGCACGCCGTGGACAATAAGTTGGGGCTGGAAATTATCGAAGTTGTGGAACAGGCCGCCATTGCCTCCGCCCGCTGGATGGGGAAAGGGGACAACAAGACTGCCGACCGGGTCGCTGTGGAAGCGATGCGGGAAAAGATGAACCAGATCCTGATGCGCGGACGGATCGTGATTGGCGAGGGTACCCGCGACGAAGCACCCATGCTCTACATCGGCGAGGAGGTGGGTATTTGTACCCGACCGGATGCTGACCAGTTCTGCCGCCTCGAAGAGTTGGTGGAGATTGATATTGCGGTGGATCCCTGCGAGGGCACCAACTTGGTGGCTAAGGGGCAGAACGGCTCCATGGCGGTGCTGGCCATTTCCGAAAAAGGCGGCCTCCTCAATGCCCCTGACATCTACATGCAAAAGTTGGCGGCTCCTCCGCAAGCCAAGGGCAAAGTCCACATCGACTATCCCCCGGAGAAGAACTTGCAAATCATCGCCGAATGCCTGGATCGGGAGGTTTCTGACCTGACGGTGATTGTCATGGATCGGAAGCGCCACACGGATCTCATCCAAGCCATTCGCAGTACCGGCGCGCGGGTAAAGCTGATTTCGGATGGGGATATTTCGGCGGCTTTGTCAGCAGGCTTTAATGGCTCTGGTATCCATGCCCTAATGGGGATCGGGGCCGCTCCGGAGGGGGTAATTTCGGCAGCGGCTTTGCGTTGTTTGGGAGCCCACTTCCAAGGGCGCCTGATCTACGACCCTGAGGTGGTGCAGGCGGGTACCTACCTGCCCCCGATTGAGGAAACGCGGCGTGAGCTGAAAGAGAAGGGCATTGAGGATCCGGACAAGGTTTGGGAATGTGAAGAGCTAGCTAGCGGCAAAGAAGTTCTCTTCGCCGCCACAGGAATCACCGACGGGGATCTGATGAAGGGGGTGCGGTTCTTCGGTGGGGGTGCTCGCACGGAGTCTTTGATTATCTCTAGCCAATCCCGCACCGTGCGCTTCGTGGATACCATCCACATGAAAGATGGCCAGCCACGCGGCTTGCAACTGCGTTAAGGGATCCCCTTGCCCAGACAGACGGCATCGGCGGCTTTCCCACGGCGAAGGTCGCTGGTGTTTCTGCGTCTGATTGGCAAGATTACGAAAGCTATCAAATTTGCTCCCGCAAAAACGTAATAACTCTTCAGCAAAATCCTGCAAAACCCGCTCGATACTGGTTCTAGGGTTTAGGTAGGCTGAGAAAAGTTACCTAACCTTGCTGGACTCGAGCGAAGGGAGTTCCTCCGCATCGGTTACAGCCTTTCGGTTCCCTCTGAAACAAGATTTGCTTTTGTTCAGGGTTTTTGTTTTTAGTAACTTTTTGCTGTAGAGACGACGGAGAGGCATGTTTATCGCGGTTGTCGGTCTTAGCCATCGCACAGCTCCTGTAGAAATTCGGGAGCAGCTCAGCATCCCTGAGATGGAGGTGGGGGAGACGATCCAGCAGCTTTGCGCCTATCCTCACATTGAGGAAGCTGCTATCCTCAGCACCTGTAATCGCCTGGAAGTTTATATCGTCACTCCAGAAATGGAGAGTGGCGTGCGGCAGACGATGCAGTTTTTGGCCGAATCCAAAGGGATCCCGTTGGCCCAACTGCGCCCCCACCTATTCACTCTCATCTACCAAGATGCGGCCATGCATCTGATGCGGGTCGCGGCTGGTCTGGATAGCTTGGTGCTGGGGGAAGGACAGATCCTCTCCCAGGTCAAGAAAGCCCAACAACTGGGTCAAGCCTGCAACGGCATGGATCGCATCCTCAATCGTCTCTTCAAAGCTGCCATCACTGCCGGTAAGCGCATCCGTACTGAAACGGAGATCGGCACGGGGGCCATGTCCATCAGCTCCGCCGCTGTCGAGTTGGCTCTACAAGAACAGGGATCCCTCTCTCAAGGCAAGATCACAGTTGTCGGAGCGGGGAAAATGTCTCGCCTGCTGGTGCAGCACCTGTTGGCCAAGGGGGCCGTCGATATTACCGTCGTCAACCGTTCCTTAGAGCGGGCCCAAGACCTGGTCAAGCAATTTGAGCAACCGATCCAGGTGCTGCCCTGGGATGACCTATTGAGCAGTGTGGCGGAATCTAACCTGGTGTTCACCAGCACTGGCGCTACCCAACCAATCCTGAATTATCAGCAACTGGAAGCGGTGCTGCAGCCGGATCAACCCATTCTGCTGGTGGATATTTCGGTGCCGCGCAACATCGACCCCGATGTGGAAAAGCTCAAAGGGGCACAGGTGTTCAATGTGGATCACCTCTCCCGCATTGTGGAGGAAAACCGCGCCCAACGGCAAAAGCTAGCTTTAGCAGCAGAAGCGCTGATCGAAGAAGAGGTGGAGCAATTTATGGAGTGGTGGCGTTCCCTAGAGACCGTGCCTACCATTTCTAGCCTGCGCCACAAGGTGGAATCGATTCGTGAGCAGGAGATGGAAAAAGCCCTTTCGCGCCTGGGTCAAGACTTCGCCGAAAAGCACCTGGAGGTGATCGACGCGCTGACCCGGGGCATTGTCAACAAGATTCTGCACGACCCAATGGTACAACTCCGGGCCAAGCGGGATATCGAGGCGCGGCGAGCCGCCATGCACACGTTACAGGAGCTGTTTAACCTGGATCCGATGCTGTTTCAGGCCCAGCAGGAGCGCTAGGGATCCCTTGACTGGGCAGTATCGGCAAGAGTTGAAGAATTGTAACAGCTCTCTCATCCTGGGTGGGGAGCTGCCCTTAGGATACAAAACGTAAGCCATGGGAGTTGGGGTTATGTTCGGACAGTACGAAGTGTTTGTGCAATTGGCCCTCTTGGCCTTGATCGTCTTAGCAGGCCCAGCCGTGATCTTTTTGCTCTACTTACGCGGCGCCGATATGTAAGGGGATCCCGTGAGCCAGGGCCAGGGGCTACATATTGACTGAGGCTGGCTTCTCACCGGAGAGGATGAGGAAGCAGCGTGGCCTACGATGACCCTACGGGTCGTCCGGAGGACGATTCGGAATGGGTGTACCAGACCACCTTCCAGAGAGGAGAGCCTGCAAGAGGGCTTACAGCAGGGCTTACAGCAAGAAGCGAGCCGACGGACCTCTGAATCAACTGAATCAACTGCGGCGCAAGCTAGGGCCTTTGCCGGAAGAGACAGCTGAGACCATCCGGCTTCTGTCTACCTAGCAGTTGGAGGC
The DNA window shown above is from Thermostichus vulcanus str. 'Rupite' and carries:
- a CDS encoding glutamyl-tRNA reductase, with amino-acid sequence MFIAVVGLSHRTAPVEIREQLSIPEMEVGETIQQLCAYPHIEEAAILSTCNRLEVYIVTPEMESGVRQTMQFLAESKGIPLAQLRPHLFTLIYQDAAMHLMRVAAGLDSLVLGEGQILSQVKKAQQLGQACNGMDRILNRLFKAAITAGKRIRTETEIGTGAMSISSAAVELALQEQGSLSQGKITVVGAGKMSRLLVQHLLAKGAVDITVVNRSLERAQDLVKQFEQPIQVLPWDDLLSSVAESNLVFTSTGATQPILNYQQLEAVLQPDQPILLVDISVPRNIDPDVEKLKGAQVFNVDHLSRIVEENRAQRQKLALAAEALIEEEVEQFMEWWRSLETVPTISSLRHKVESIREQEMEKALSRLGQDFAEKHLEVIDALTRGIVNKILHDPMVQLRAKRDIEARRAAMHTLQELFNLDPMLFQAQQER
- a CDS encoding peroxiredoxin yields the protein MSQEGCLRVGQPAPDFSATAVYDMEFKTVKLSDYKGKKYVVLFFYPLDFTFVCPTEITAFSDRYADFANLNTEILGVSVDSEYSHLAWTQTDRKAGGVGELKYPLVSDLKKEISAAYNVLDPEAGVALRGLFIIDKEGIIQHATINNLAFGRSVDETLRTLQAIQYVQTHPDEVCPANWQPGQKTMNPDPVKSKEFFAAV
- the psb30 gene encoding photosystem II reaction center protein Ycf12/Psb30, with protein sequence MFGQYEVFVQLALLALIVLAGPAVIFLLYLRGADM
- the glpX gene encoding class II fructose-bisphosphatase; translated protein: MDNKLGLEIIEVVEQAAIASARWMGKGDNKTADRVAVEAMREKMNQILMRGRIVIGEGTRDEAPMLYIGEEVGICTRPDADQFCRLEELVEIDIAVDPCEGTNLVAKGQNGSMAVLAISEKGGLLNAPDIYMQKLAAPPQAKGKVHIDYPPEKNLQIIAECLDREVSDLTVIVMDRKRHTDLIQAIRSTGARVKLISDGDISAALSAGFNGSGIHALMGIGAAPEGVISAAALRCLGAHFQGRLIYDPEVVQAGTYLPPIEETRRELKEKGIEDPDKVWECEELASGKEVLFAATGITDGDLMKGVRFFGGGARTESLIISSQSRTVRFVDTIHMKDGQPRGLQLR
- a CDS encoding photosystem I reaction center subunit II PsaD; translation: MAVKEGDPRQGATLPLFGGSTGGLLSAAETEEKYVITWTGKPGQVFEMPTGGAAEMVEGKNFLTFARKEQCLALGAQLISDYKIKDYQIFRIPAGGDPVLVHPKDGVFPEKANEGRDTVGKVDHNIGKNKEPISYKFTDKKPWD
- a CDS encoding DUF1830 domain-containing protein encodes the protein MKRYAFINGSGQVQVIRTIPGHWERTLFPGQHAIFEADPDDYLEIYSCSCSTTLLEERRPCRCLLDSTGPEVEPNRYQWLPPELGVLADAVNG